The Sporosarcina sp. 6E9 genome segment TAATTACTTACTTCACTGATCCCATCATTCCCGCCACAAAATGTTTCTGCATCAAGAAAAATATGAGTGCCGTCGGTAATGTTGCAATTACAATCGTTAACATAATTACACCATAATCAGGTGAATAGCTTGAACCCAAGTTAGATATTAGTAACGGGATTGTTTGTTTCTCTGGTGATTGCAAAACAACTAGCGGCCACAAGTAATTATTCCAGCTATTCATAAAAGTAATGATAGCTGCAGCTGCATATGTCGTTTTCATTGTTGGCATATAAATACGGAAGAATATGCCGAGTTCACTTAAACCATCTATTCTGCCTGCTTCAATCAATTCCTTTGAAAACATCTTAGTATTTTGTCTAAAAAAGAAAATTAGAAAAGCGGTTGTTAGTGTAGGTAGCATGACAGCTACTAATGTGTCCATTCCTATGAATGGTGCAACCGTAGATATCGAACCGAACATTCGGTATAACGGTACCATTAATGCCGCAAATGGAATCATCA includes the following:
- a CDS encoding carbohydrate ABC transporter permease, translating into MKKIKRIFTYLFLTFAAIISIFPFFWMIVSATNKSIDVSKGKLIPGSHLVENFKNLIETVDIVPALTNSAIISVSTTILSLIIASLAGYGFEIYQSKRKDIVFNILLISMMIPFAALMVPLYRMFGSISTVAPFIGMDTLVAVMLPTLTTAFLIFFFRQNTKMFSKELIEAGRIDGLSELGIFFRIYMPTMKTTYAAAAIITFMNSWNNYLWPLVVLQSPEKQTIPLLISNLGSSYSPDYGVIMLTIVIATLPTALIFFLMQKHFVAGMMGSVK